TGGTTCACACGATGAATCAAGGAtatgataattatatatatatggcccAGTAAGGGGAGGGTAGAAGTGACAGAAGATGAATAGGCAGTTCTTCAGAGAAATTCAGCTATGCAGGGGAGCTGAGAAATGGAGTAAAAACTGGGACCAATGTGAAATTGAGTTTTCAGTTGTGTTTATAAGATGGAgatagaggccgggcacagtggctcacgcctgtaatcccagcactttgggaggctgaggccggtggatcacctgaggtcagcagtttgcgccagcctgaccaacatggtgaaaccctgtctctactaaaaatacaaaaaattagctggccgtggtgggcgcctgtaatcccagctactcgggaggctgaggcaggagaatcgcttgaacccgggaggtggagtttgcagtgagctgaggtcatgccattgcactccagccagggcaacaagagtgaaactccgtctcaaagaaaaaaaaacaaactggagATAGAGTGCCCGTCTTCTCTCTCCCCTTGCACAGCTCTAGGATGCATCATTCATGTTTTACTATGCCGCAGCCCAAGCTGAGACTCTAATCTCTTAGGCTGATTCAATGGAGAAGGAGAGATGGCTGAAATCAGAGAGCAGATAGAATAATCAAAAGAAGAATCCCTTTGAGAGGGTACAAAGGAATATACCTTTGATAGGACAAGGTATAGTTTCTCCTTGTAACGAGAGATAGATGATGATGTATAGATTTCATACAGAGGAAATGAAGGAACTCTCTTTTAATGAAATACCTCAGTAAATTGAGGTAAGATAGTTTATCGAACGTGAAGATGGAAAAAGGTCAGCAGATAGAAGAAAAGGTGTAAAATAATGTATAGAAAGGAAAAGCGAGTTTGTTAGATTAACCAGTTGCTGAGCAGTGTTGAACACCCATATGAGGCTGGTGAAATTTTTAGTTATACCAAGGtggttttccctttttctcttccccTACAGTGCTACATATCTGCACAAGTACAGCCCGGGCAGAGAACATAGATGGTTGAATTTATCCAGGGTTGGGATTTTGTTAGGCATGTTCTAAAGAGGCAGAGGAGAACCGACTTGATTACTCTCTGGGTCATCAATATACTCTGAGTGATAGTTTCCTAAATCAAGTTTGTCTAAGTGTTAAactaagggaaaaagaaaattttttatttcatatttgtatattcatatttgtgtatttatgtatatttatatagagaAGCTGAAACCTCACAAGCATATTTTATTAATACTTGAGCCCTTTATGAACAATAGCTATAGTTTCTATGGTTTTCTTTGTGGAGTAATCCATCTTTGACCATATAAAGAAAGCACAAGTATGATGGACTGCCAGTGGAAACAGGAAGCACAGGAACCTATTGAAAGCCACTTACTTATACCTGCATCTTGCTTTACAATTCTCACCGTACTAGAACTCTCCTCAATCCATAGGAGTTGATATTGGTGGCTTTAGAACTGAGTAATCTATGTTCTCACTGCCAGCTTGTGGAGAGGGTAGTGAACCAAGTAGGATTCACTAATCACTCTGCAGCAGGGGAGATAAGTCCTGAAATTTTACATTGGAACTCCAGATGCATTTTGGAGAGAAACATATTTAGGCATGACAGTTAGATGTAGCAATACATTTTATACTTTGGATATATTCTGGTATAAATCAGCTTCTGGGTTAGTGTGAGAAGCTGACTACTTTGTATAAAATTGCTctgtggaaaataattttcagggttcaaaagtattttaaaatgaaattctattaAGCTATTTATAAACTAGAGACTACTTTTATTGGAATCTTATTTTCATGGTCAGCATGAAACATAATTTATTGTGAAAATGGTGTAACTTTTGAAGATGGATGTTTTCTAAGGGTTAATTTAGCCCTAACTTTCTCATTTTGCAGGTAAGAAAGcaatgttaaataattatttagacTAAGCTAGTTAATTTGACTAGAACTAGATCTAACCTAAGGTATATGATTCCATATTCAATGTTTTTTTATTATACCAGGCTAATTTCCCACTAGTAAGcttttaaatacatgaatatgTTATCTTTAGCATTAAAGTAAGAGCATTTATATAATATAGTGGTGGTGGGGCTGAGGGAAGCTGTAGGTGATTATagccaaaacaaaattagctgtgaGTTGACAATGGCAGTGGCTGGGTGATGGGtacataaatgtttgtttttaccatttccagtatttttatatgtttgagCTTgtccataataaaaaattaagtagcttttaattttaaagtgactcTTTTACAGGAGGCAATAACAGATGGCTTAGAAATTGTGGTTTCACCTCGAAGTCTACACAGTGAATTAATGTGCCCAATTTGTTTGGATATGTTGAAGAACACCATGACTACGAAGGAGTGTTTACATCGTTTTTGTGCAGACTGCATCATCACAGCCCTTAGAAGTGGGTATGTTGAAAAGAGTTATTATACTAGGTACTTAAATTGTACCATGAAAATGCTTTCCAGGGTGTgagaaatactttttctttttctttttttttttgagacagagttttgctcttgcccaggctggagtgcagtggtgcaatcttggttcactgcaacctccgcctcctggaggttcaagctattctcctgcctcagcctccagagtagctgggattacaggcttgtgccaccatggccggctaattttttttattatttttgctagagacggagtttcaacacATTGGccaggtttcagcatgttgaactcccgacctcaggtgatccaccggccttggcctcccaaagtgctgggattacagacatgagtcactgcacctggccgagaaatacatttcctttcctttcttctttttcttctttcccctttcctcttactcctttcccctttcccttttccttccctttcctgagatggagtctcactctgtcacccaggctggagtgtagtggcacgatcttggctcactgcaacctccacctcctgggttcaagcgattctcctgcctcatcctcctgagtagctgggattacaggcatgtgccaccacgcctggctaatttttctatttttagtagagggggagtttcaccgtgttggtcaggctggtcttgaactcctgacctcgtgatccacccgccttggcctcccaaagtgctgagattacaggcgtgagccactgcacccagtcgagaaatacattttctataaGTGATTGAGAACTAGAAATCCTTCTGAAGTGTAAGTTTTAATTGTAGGAAAATCTTTGTATTGAAATCACTGATTTTTAGACACTTCATAGGATGAGTATTTGTTTTGAGGAAATTACAAAGCGTAAAACCATGATTTTTCCActtaagtatataaaataatatacttaTGGAagtattatttcaataaaataatttattacatataaattaacatatatattagtgggtatttttttcttgcaaagcATGGATATTGGAAAGGGGCAGTTTAAATTAGAAGagaatagatttttatttctaagatggttatttataaattatctttgGAAATactcaaattttttcttttgacaagTGGTATAGAGTGTTTGAGGTTTCCAGAATCTTGCTTACCCACTAGTCAGAGTTTCAAGGAAATTCAGGTTAATCGGTTTACATTTCTGTGACTTATTAAAGGTATTGGAATTAAGGTGAATATCCAGAAGCCAGATATTTTTGTCTTAGTCCAAAGATACTAGCATTGTTTACATTTGCTTTCCCCTCCTTTTATTTAGCAACAAAGAATGTCCTACCTGTCGGAAAAAACTAGTTTCCAAAAGATCACTAAGGCCAGACCCAAACTTTGATGCACTCATCAGCAAAATTTATCCAAGTCGTGATGAGTATGAAGCTCATCAAGAGAGAGTATTAGCCAGGATCAACAAGCACAATAATCAGCAAGCACTCAGTCACAGCATTGAGGAAGGACTGAAGATACAGGCCATGAACAGGTATATGGGAAAGAGGGTCAGAGAGGGTAGCTATTTTTCTGAATACTTTATTAACAATTAAATTTACTgtttgaaaaagttaaaatacagtAACAAATAGTTGTACTGCATGATTACTTTTCATGCAGGTATAATACATGCCTCCAGGCATAATAGggtatttcattaaaaatactaGAATCTCTCTTGTACCTACTTTTTTCTCAACTTACCATTCTGTTTCTCCTCTTCTATTTATAGCAAAATTCCTTGAAAGAGTTGTATCTCCAattcttttcccattcttttatGAACCTCCTCCAATCAGACATTCATCCTCACCACCCCATCATATTGCTGTTATCAGTGTTATTAGTGATTTCTTCATTGTGCCATCTAATGGCTGATTCTGAGACCTCATCTTACTTAGCAGCATTTGACACAATTAATTTCTCCCTtctctttaaataattttcttcaccTGGCTTTCAGGAGGCCATCGTCTCTTGGTTACCTTTGTATGTCATTAACTGTTCCTTTACTtgtttcttttgtactttttatttcagtttcccTAACtgttaaagatggtgtgtcccaGAGACCAGTGTTTGTTTCTGTCAAAATCTGTCTCCAAATTATCTTATtcagttttatggttttatttaccatctgtatgctgatgactcccaaatttatataGCCAGCCTGGACTTACCTGAATTTTAGACACATCTCCTTATGGGTATCTAATAAGCATCTCCAACTTAACATGATGAATACTGAACTTACTCCCTACTTCTCTTCATTCTTACTTATTTCGGGTGATGGCAGCTCCATCATTCTACTTGCTTAAGCCAAAAACTTTAgagttttttttgagatggagtcttgctctgtcccaggccagagtgcagtggcaccatcttggctcactgcaacctctgcctcctgggttccagcatttctcctgcttcagctcctgggactacaggcgcacgccaccacacctggctaatttttgtattttttagtagagacgtggtttcaccatattgaccaggctggtctcgaactcctgaccttgtgatctgcctgcctcggcctcccaaagtgctgggattagaggcgtgatccaccacacccggccttggaGTCGCTTTTAAATCTCTTTCACACATCCTGTATTCcaatctgtaaataaataaatatcttttgcTTTCTCCATAGTATATCCAGATTCATTCAGGCCACAACAGTCTTTCATTTGATGTATTGAAATAAGTTCCCAACTGGTTTTTCTACTTCCCGTGCTTACTCCCACATAGTCTATTCTCAGCACAGCAGCCAGAGATAACTGTTAAATTGAAAGGAAGATCGTGGTTTTCCTTTGCTCAGAGCCCTCTAATAGCTTCTATTCACATTCAGATTCAGGCTAAAAACCAAAAGACTTTAATGATGGTTTCTAAGACCCTATATCAGGTGGGCATTTTCCCTATCCtcatcttcttttcctctctgacATTATCGTCTGATTTATTCAGGCCTCAAGGAGAATCATTATTTTCCATAGAAGGAGATAATAGTAAAGCCCCATCTCAGTTTAGTGGTTTTCGCCTTGGCTGAACATCAGACTCACTCAGAAAACTTGTAAATCTCAAAGCTTTAGGCATCATCCCCGTCCCAGTAATCAGGGTCCAGGCATTTCTGCTTTTAAGGTTCCATAGATGATTCTGGAGTGTAGTCAAGGTCAAAAACCACTGACTTAAAGGTTAAAAGATGTGCTCCCTTCTAACAGTATTAAACTGACCTACCACTCTGTTTACCAAAGTATAATTCactaaatgttaaatatatttatttttaaaagaattttacatTCCTAAGAGTTGGAAGGACTTTAATGGTTGTTCAATTTAACCTTTTACTAAAAGCAGGACTCTCCTTGCAAATATTCCTTTGGTTTTACTTGTACATTTCTAGTGGTGGGGCTGTGTGATAGGCACTCCTTTCTTTTGTTGGCAACTTTATTACAGCTTCCTTATTGTTCTTCAGACTCACCAagcattcttctgcctcagagcCTTTGTACTTACACTACTGTATTTCAGGAACCCTCTTCCAAATAATCCACATGGCACACTACCTCACTTTCTTAGCAGGTATCTGCTTAAGTTGTCATCTTCCATTCTAGGACTCTATAATTCCTTACCCTCCCtgcctcatttttttccccatagcacGTATCAATCTCTGATGTGTGACCTGCTACACTAGAATATGACCCCTAAGAGGGAAGAGACTATGTCAGTATCATTGATTCTTATTAACACCATTATTTAGAACCATGCTTGGCTTAAAGTAGTagctgctcagtaaatatttatcgATGTGTGAATTTTTAAGTTCTTCCTTTACATTGAATTAAAATTAGTCTCTTGTGTGCAGCAGTGTGGGTTTGTCTTATGTTGAAATGCTTATGTTGACTTTTACATATATTTCAGATTCTACTTCTGtgttttcaaatacttttatatagatatatgttcGTACATGTCCCTCCAAAGGCTTAATATTCacattcctcatttcttttttgttcctcaTATGACACTCAAGATTGGTGTCATTCTTAAAATGCTACCCTCAGGACAGTATGTAGTATCATAGATGTGATTTGATAAATGTAGGATATAATAGATTATTAATGTTCTTTATATGAACATTATTCTTTAAACACTGCCTGCAGTTACATTAATGTAGCTCTGTCACATCAATCCTTTTTTGGAAAGAGGTatgggataaaaataaatatattgagtCTTAATAAACCTGTTAGGTCATTGTAATTTATGATCAactaaaataacttttcatttgcTTTAGTTGTGGATTTTAGAAGATATTTTCGTCTTTATGTTGTGCTAttaatttttcttcccattaTTTTAGCCTGTTCATACCTTTTTTTCCAAAAGTTGTGATAAAAGACATATAACAGAATTTTCCATCTTAACCATTTGTAAGTGTAgggttcagtagtgttaagtacattcttttttttttttttttttaatgatcagcTCCTCAAAGCTgaacattcacaatgttgtgcaaccaatctaCATGACTCTTTTCATCTTATAAAATTGAAACCCTGTATCCATTAAGCACTAACTCCTCATTTCTCCCTCCCCCCAGTTCCTGGTAACTGTCGTTCTACTTTGTTTCATGAATTTGACTTCCTTAGATACCTCACAtgagtgaaatcatgcagtatttggacttctgggttttttgttgttgttatttactattattaatttctctttttacttgACTATAGGCCACCAAGTTACGTATTTGTACTTTGGTGCCTGGTTTATATTACTTAAATGACCTCAGCATGTCTATTCATATTGTATGTGGtaagatttccttcctttttagggctgaataatattccattatgtgtgcttatatatttttgaatcatAGTTTGTTATTTAACATACTGGTCATCCCCTGTTAGTTTTGCAATGATCTATAAATTTTAcaagcaggatttttttttttggagcatgAGTTCTTGAGCATCTTTCCTAACTATTGGACTGTTATTTCCTTGTTCTGGCCATAAACATAATGACAGTATTCTTACAAATGCAAGGCattctttcatatttcttttttatcatatattccttcttcttttttttttttttatctataaAGTTAGTGAGGCAGGCAGTGTGGTAGAAATAATGTGGTCTGGTTCACATCCTAGCTCTAGCTCTGGCACTTACTAGCTGTATaaccttaggcaaattatttaatcttgtACGTgagtttctttgcttttctcaacTAGAAAATGACAGTAATGGTAACTGCCTTGACAGGTTGTTTTGAAGAGTAAATAAGATTGTATATATAAAGTGCCTTGCCCGGTAATTAGTTTTAGTGTCTGAGCTTGTTAGAGAGCAGCTTCTGTATCCACATTGGTTATTGAGGTACCATCACATTTTCCTCAGATTCATTTTGTATTGCCTTAGCTGACTTTGAGGAAGGTCAGCAGGGAGAAAGTACTTACTAttcttcttaaattttgtttCCTTAAGAATTTCTTTAAAGAGGCATAAATATCTTCCCTAAGAACTTTTACATTTTCGTATCTGAATCATGCCTTTCTTCAGACCTGTAACCTCATGACATAAAAGGATCACAATATAAAGATTTGTCAATTAATTCTTAAAGTCTTttgtttaataaagaaaattatttttaagagatagcgtctcactctgacccaggccagagtacagtggagtgatcctagttcactgcacccttgaactcctgggctcaagccatcctcctgtctcagcctcccaagtagctgagataatAGGTGCACCGCCACCCCCAGCTACTTaacgttttttgttgttggtagagacaggatcttgctttgttgcccaagcaggtctcaaattcctggcctcaagctcctcccatcttggcctctcaatgtgttgggtttacaggtgcgaaccaccatgcctggccagtagaATTATTAAGTGAATAGAAACAgttgttaaattatttaaatgtttgcctGTGAGTGAGAGAGATGTTTTTAGACCTTTCAGGAACATGTGGGAAACAATGTCATCCAACTCAGAGCAAATTCAGTTACCAGTATGTTTTGGAATTCTAAAGTTCAGTAGCAAACATGTTTCAGATTTGTTGCTTTAAAGGcctaaaagtaaattttatgcaTCCTTTTTTCCCTCTTGACTAGACTGCAGCGAGGCAAGAAACAACAGATTGAAAATGGTAGTGGAGCAGAAGATAACGGTGACAGTTCACACTGTAGTAATGCCTCCACACATAGCAATCAGGAAGCAGGCCCTAGTAACAAACGGACCAAAACATCTGATGATTCTGGGCTTGAGCTTGATAATAACAATGCAGCAATGGCAATTGATCCAGTAATGGATGGTGCTAGTGAAATTGAATTAGTATTCAGGCCTCATCCCACACTTATGGAAAAAGATGACAGTGCACAGACAAGGTAAGTGTGTGGATTAGTTTCAGATTATCTAAATTCAGAATGTTTACTTTGGAGGTAAAAGGCAGTCTTGTGTAAGAAGTAGGAGCAATATTTGTCATCCCATTGATTGTGGTGGTTCAGTTACTAGCTGCCTAgattgttcttttcttccttcctccctcgtGCTTTCCACCCAAAGTTGCACATCTGAAAGGAATGACTCTCCTTGGTAGAGAAGGTAAAGGGGCCCATTCAAATTTCTCAACAATGATACTAGAGTACCAATAGGTTCTAAAACTCATGCTGGGAAGAATGGCACTTTACCACCGTATCTCCAGCACACTGCCTGCCATTGAGTACAGATaagcatcaaatatttattgaatgagggATTGAATGATATATTATGCTTTAGAAATCctcaaattcacttttttttttttttttttttttttttttttttgagatggagtcttgctgtgtcaccaggctggagtgcagtggcgtgatctcagctcactgtagcctttgcctcctggattcaagcaattctcctgcctcagtctcctgagtagctgggactgcaggctcgtgccaccaagcctagctaatttttatatttttagtagggacagggtttcaccgtgttggccaggatggtctcgttctcttgaccttgtgatctgcctgccttgacctcccatagtgctgggattacaggcgcaagccaccgtgcctggcctctttttttcttttttgagatggagtcttgctctgtctcccaggctggagtacagtggcgccatcttggttcactacaacctttgcctcccgggttcaagcgattcttctgcctcagcctcccctgagtagctggaattacaggtgcccgccacaacacctggctaatttttgtatttttagtagagatggggtttcaccatgttggccaggctggtctcgaactcctgacctcaagtgatccacctgcttcagcctcccaaaatgttgggattacaggtgtgagctaccacacccggcccaaatgAACATTTCTATGCTTAGtcttaaaaagacattttaattctTAGACAATAAGAAATTAGCTTCTATTCTGTTTCTGTTGCTGCTATAGCCAGCAGATTCTGGTCATTCAGGTTTGGGGGATATGTTGTTCCTTTTTCCCCCTTAGTGCTTTgtgtatttgtttgatttttgtcaCTGTGTATCATATTTTGCAGAAGGTAAGGTAGGTAAAGCTTTCGTGGACTGACAGTAAGATATTGAGTGTTTACTTTTCCCTCTTCTGTGCCTACCAGTAGGAAATTTAGATTGTAGAGCAGTAGATTTCTGATATTATTTTGTCAACAATTGAGACATTTCCATTTTACTTagtttttaagaaatgtattagTTCCATAATTTAAGTACATTTTTCTCATTGGCATATTCTAGAtatgaaatttttaattatttattcttctaGATACATAAAGACTTCTGGTAACGCCACTGTCGATCACTTATCCAAGTATCTGGCTGTGAGGTTAGCTTTAGAAGAACTTCGAAGCAAAGGTGAATCAAACCAGATGAACCTTGATACAGCCAGTGAGAAGCAGTATACCATTTATATAGCAACAGCCAGTGGCCAGTTCACTGtgagtatttaaaataataggcTGTTGAAACTGGGAGCACATTGACCAACTGAGTGGCAAGTGGTGGGGTAGAAtctaataaataatgtaaaaaatcgTAACACAGTGTTAAGTAACAAGTAGTTATTCCTAAGATTGAAAAAAAAGATTCTGTGGACTTCAattttagtttcatttcattATTGTAGTTTGTGcagttttcataatttctttctttcttttttgttttaggtATTAAATGGCTCTTTTTCTTTGGAATTGGTCAGTGAGAAATACTGGAAAGTGAATAAACCCATGGAACTTTACTACGCACCTACAAAGGAGCACAAATGAGCTTTTAAAAACCAATTCTGAGACTGAACTTTTTTATAGCctatttctttaatattaaagATGTACTGGCATTACTTTTATGGACAGATCTTGGATATGttgttgaattttctttctgaGCCAGACTCGTTTACGCTATTCAAATCTTTTCCCCTTAATTTAAGATTTCCTTTTTGGAAGGGATTGCaattattcagtatttttttctttcctttaaaaaaatatatctaaaatttcttgttttttttttttccccacaaagtGTGGTTCCACTTGGAGCACCCTTTTGACCCAggagtttttcattttctgtattcttaTAAGATTCAGTTGGCTGTCCTTTTCCCGCTCCCCTTAAACGATTTTTAATCATGCAGAATGTTAAATATGTATTCTGACTTTTTTTCCCCCGGAGTCTTGtatatttatagttttctatATAAACTGTAGTATCTTCATGAAGACCCAAGGCTCAAATTTACTGTCCTTAAAAACAATTCTCATAGGATTATTCTTTTCATGGTATTTTCTTCCataatatctcattttaaaaagaagttcttTATGAACTTAGTGTCCATTGTCAtgcaatgttattttttttccgtTCTTTTTCCCCGTAATTTTGGAATTTCTGGTCCTGGAAAGAATCAAACAAAATCTTAAGTTCTATGAGAACTTGGTTCATTGACAGATTttgctgaagaaagaaaaattaaattggtAGTAAAATATAGTCTTCAGGTATATATTTGAGAGTGCTTTTTTTGTATTAGTTCTGCTGTCACTTCATTTCCTTtattatatgtgatttttttcccattaaaataccAGAGATAATGGAGATATTTTGCACTTTAGCCTTGATGAAAAGTACAAGATATGTTCAGAACttccctaatttttttcttatttgtagccACGTAAGTTTCAAGAATAACATGGCACACAGAACAATGGAAAAAAGTTTGTTTCCATTGGAAAAGTATATCATTTTGGGGTTGCCACATCAGTTTATAAATTTGGCGCTCTTCTAACTACACTC
This region of Macaca fascicularis isolate 582-1 chromosome 1, T2T-MFA8v1.1 genomic DNA includes:
- the RNF2 gene encoding E3 ubiquitin-protein ligase RING2 isoform X3, which produces MAPADAASAMSQAVQTNGTQPLSKTWELSLYELQRTPQEAITDGLEIVVSPRSLHSELMCPICLDMLKNTMTTKECLHRFCADCIITALRSGLQRGKKQQIENGSGAEDNGDSSHCSNASTHSNQEAGPSNKRTKTSDDSGLELDNNNAAMAIDPVMDGASEIELVFRPHPTLMEKDDSAQTRYIKTSGNATVDHLSKYLAVRLALEELRSKGESNQMNLDTASEKQYTIYIATASGQFTVLNGSFSLELVSEKYWKVNKPMELYYAPTKEHK
- the RNF2 gene encoding E3 ubiquitin-protein ligase RING2 isoform X1; the encoded protein is MAPADAASAMSQAVQTNGTQPLSKTWELSLYELQRTPQEAITDGLEIVVSPRSLHSELMCPICLDMLKNTMTTKECLHRFCADCIITALRSGNKECPTCRKKLVSKRSLRPDPNFDALISKIYPSRDEYEAHQERVLARINKHNNQQALSHSIEEGLKIQAMNRLQRGKKQQIENGSGAEDNGDSSHCSNASTHSNQEAGPSNKRTKTSDDSGLELDNNNAAMAIDPVMDGASEIELVFRPHPTLMEKDDSAQTRYIKTSGNATVDHLSKYLAVRLALEELRSKGESNQMNLDTASEKQYTIYIATASGQFTVLNGSFSLELVSEKYWKVNKPMELYYAPTKEHK
- the RNF2 gene encoding E3 ubiquitin-protein ligase RING2 isoform X4, producing MSQAVQTNGTQPLSKTWELSLYELQRTPQEAITDGLEIVVSPRSLHSELMCPICLDMLKNTMTTKECLHRFCADCIITALRSGLQRGKKQQIENGSGAEDNGDSSHCSNASTHSNQEAGPSNKRTKTSDDSGLELDNNNAAMAIDPVMDGASEIELVFRPHPTLMEKDDSAQTRYIKTSGNATVDHLSKYLAVRLALEELRSKGESNQMNLDTASEKQYTIYIATASGQFTVLNGSFSLELVSEKYWKVNKPMELYYAPTKEHK
- the RNF2 gene encoding E3 ubiquitin-protein ligase RING2 isoform X2, which encodes MSQAVQTNGTQPLSKTWELSLYELQRTPQEAITDGLEIVVSPRSLHSELMCPICLDMLKNTMTTKECLHRFCADCIITALRSGNKECPTCRKKLVSKRSLRPDPNFDALISKIYPSRDEYEAHQERVLARINKHNNQQALSHSIEEGLKIQAMNRLQRGKKQQIENGSGAEDNGDSSHCSNASTHSNQEAGPSNKRTKTSDDSGLELDNNNAAMAIDPVMDGASEIELVFRPHPTLMEKDDSAQTRYIKTSGNATVDHLSKYLAVRLALEELRSKGESNQMNLDTASEKQYTIYIATASGQFTVLNGSFSLELVSEKYWKVNKPMELYYAPTKEHK